A region of Periplaneta americana isolate PAMFEO1 chromosome 16, P.americana_PAMFEO1_priV1, whole genome shotgun sequence DNA encodes the following proteins:
- the LOC138692161 gene encoding zinc finger protein 83-like produces MTDLKMEYVDQSHDFASQMKFEENPEPISFPVVKDEPEERNLLDGHMAGVKMEYVDQTNDFRSKVKFEENPVPTSFPVVKDEPEERNFSDHYVTGIKEEYEDQSQGLTTEIKFEEDPVPISFPLVKREPEEEQSDLDTVTEEPRVEGTAEDNEIFTEWIPAAKKRSLSSEFDSIADEENEIVCEIPKNSDSSGKQARTHEDKHVQFEMSKECLSNPAKSTTHLHDVSGKVFSSSSDLTRHIQVNVGVKPFKCDVCGKCLSQSSNLKRHKLVHFGEKSLKCDVCGKCFYQPSKLKRHKIVHVGEKPFKCDVCGKCFSMSSSLRRHKHLHIGDKPFKCDVCGKCFSASSLLRRHERHHTDEKSFKCDICGKCFSQLSRLRWHERLHTGEKSLKCDVCGKCFSDMSNLRYHARLHIGEKPFKCDVCGKCFSQLSNLRCHERLHTGEKPFKCDVCDKSFSQVNSLKCHERLHTGEKPFKCDVCDKCFSQLSHLRSHERLHTDEKSFKCDVCGKCFSLSSSLRRHKRLHTGEKSFKCGLCGKCFRQSSHLRSHERLHTGEKSFKCDICGKCYSASRNLRRHERVHTGEKSCKSQARNVVSLEIE; encoded by the exons ATGACTGATTTAAAGATGGAGTATGTTGACCAGAGCCATGATTTCGCATCTCAAATGAAATTTGAGGAAAATCCGGAACCAATTTCTTTCCCTGTTGTGAAAGatgaacctgag GAACGGAATCTTTTGGATGGGCATATGGCTGGTGTAAAGATGGAATATGTTGACCAGACCAATGATTTCAGATCCAAAGTCAAATTTGAAGAAAATCCTGTGCCAACTTCCTTTCCTGTGGTGAAAGatgaacctgag gaacggaattTTTCGGATCATTATGTGACTGGTATAAAGGAGGAATATGAGGACCAAAGCCAAGGTCTCACAACTGAGATAAAATTTGAGGAAGATCCGGTGCCGATTTCGTTTCCTCTGGTGAAacgtgaacctgag GAAGAGCAGAGTGACTTGGACACAGTGACTGAGGAGCCAAGGGTGGAAGGAACAGCAGAGGACAACGAGATTTTCACGGAATG GATTCCAGCTGCCAAGAAGAGGTCTCTATCATCAGAATTCGACAGTATTGCAGATGAAGAGAACGAGATTGTGTGTGAGATTCCCAAGAATTCAGATTCCTCAGGAAAACAAGCCCGAACTCATGAAGATAAACATGTGCAATTCGAAATGTCTAAAGAATGTCTCTCCAATCCGGCAAAATCGACGACGCATTTACATGATGTTTCTGGTAAGGTCTTCTCAAGTTCGAGTGATCTTACAAGGCATATACAAGTGAACGTTGGtgtgaaacctttcaaatgtgatgtttgtggtaaatgtttgTCGCAGTCGAGTAATCTTAAAAGGCATAAACTCGTGCACTTTGgtgagaaatctttgaaatgtgatgtttgtggtaaatgtttctaCCAGCCTAGTAAACTTAAAAGGCATAAAATTGTGCACGTtggtgagaaacctttcaaatgtgatgtatgTGGTAAGTGCTTCTCGATGTCCAGTAGTCTCAGAAGGCATAAACACTTGCACATTGGtgacaaacctttcaaatgcgatgtttgtggtaaatgttttTCGGCTTCCAGTCTCCTTAGACGTCATGAACGCCATCACACCGACGAGAAATCTTTCAAGTGCGATATTTGTGGCAAGTGTTTTTCGCAGTTGAGTCGTCTGAGATGGCATGAACGGCTTCACACTGgcgagaaatctttgaaatgcgatgtctgtggcaAGTGTTTTTCGGATATGAGTAATCTGAGATACCATGCACGCCTTCACattggcgagaaacctttcaagtgcGATGTTTGTGGCAAATGTTTTTCGCAGTTGAGTAATCTAAGATGCCATGAACGCCTTcatactggcgagaaacctttcaagtgcGATGTTTGTGACAAGTCTTTTTCGCAGGTGAATAGTCTAAAATGCCATGAACGCCttcacactggcgagaaacctttcaaatgcgatgtttgtgatAAGTGTTTTTCGCAGTTGAGTCATCTAAGATCCCATGAACGCCTTCACACAGATGAGAaatctttcaaatgtgatgtttgtggtaaatgtttctcGCTGTCTAGTAGTCTAAGACGCCATAAACGCCTTCACACGGGTGAGAAGTCGTTCAAATGTGGACTTTGTGGTAAATGTTTTAGGCAGTCCAGTCATCTAAGAAGCCATGAACGCCTTCACACAGGGGAGAAAAGTtttaaatgtgatatttgtgggaAGTGTTACTCGGCGTCGCGTAATCTTAGAAGGCATGAACGAGTGCACACTGGTGAGAAATCTTGCAAAAGTCAGGCGAGAAACGTTGTGTCTCTCGAAATCGAGTAG